One Myxococcaceae bacterium JPH2 genomic window, GTCGCCCATGTCCTGGTCCACCACCTGGAGGTCCAAGTCGTGCCCCGGCACGCGCATCAGCCGGTAGCGCCGCGCCAGCTCCGTCAGGTGTGCGTTGGCGTGCAGCAGGAGTGCATCCAGCGTCAGGCTCTGCGCGAAGATCTTGAACTTGCGGCCATCGTGCGAGCCGATGAGGTCGCTCAGCGCCTTCCAGACCTCGGCCTCGCTCCGGCGCTGCTCCAGCTCCCGCGCCTCCGCACCGTGGCGCTCGCGGGCCGCGTCGTCCTGCGTGAGTCGCGCGCGCAGGTCGGCCTCGGCGCGCCGTCTCGCCTCGGCATCCGCGCGCAGGCGCTCACAGGTGGCCGCCACGTCCGCCTCCGCCAACGCGGGAGCGCCCGAGGCCTCGTGCGCCATCCGCCGCGCCCCTCGCTCCTCCAGCACCGCGCGCGCCTGCCCCAGGGCCTCGCGCAGCGCCTGGAGCGCCCGACCCTCGGCCTCGCACCACGCCGCGTCTCGCGACAGCAGGGCACGGACGGCCTCCAGCGTGGTCCCCTGGCTCGCCAGCCGCGCCTCCAACTCGGCTCGGGCGGCATCGAGGGCCTTCGCGGCATCGGCCGTGGCTCGCACCGCGTCCTCCGCGCGAGCCTGGGCCACCGTCTCCGCGTGCCGCGCGGACTCGGCGGCATCGCGGGCCCGGTCGTGCGCCTGTTGGGCCGAGTCCAGCCGGGTTCGCAGCGCCGCGCGCACGGACTCTGTCGAGCGCCCGTGGAGCAGCGCCGCGCGTGATTGGGCCACCGCCGCGCGCTCCGCGGCCTTCGCCGCTGACACGCGGGCCTGAGCCTCGGCCTCGCCTCGCCGAGCCTCCACCCAAGCCTCAGCCTTGGCGTACTGCCGCTGCTCCGCGTCCAGCCGCTCCCGAGCCTGCTCCTGGGCCTCCACGCGCGAGCGCCACAGGTTCACCCGGTCGCCGCACTTGCGCCGGAAGGTAGCGGGGTCGGCGGCCAGCTTGTCCGCCCAGCCCGCGTCCGTGGGGAACAAGGGCGTCAGCTCCTGGACCCCCGCGCGCCGTGCCTCCACCGCGGCATCGACGAGTTGGAGCGCCTCCTGCAATGACTGCTCGGCGCGTGTCCGCAGCTCCTCTGCTTTGCGAAGGGCCTCCGCCGCGGCTTCGCGCCGGGTGCGCTGAGCCTCCAGCGCCTCGCGAGACTCGCGCGCGGCCCGAGCCCGGCTCTCAGCCGCTTCCTCTTCCGCCTTCGCCGCGGCGAGCCGCGCCCGCACGTCCTCGCTCGTGGAGACCAGCCACGCTCCCGCCTCGGGAGAAGCGCCGTCCTCCGGCACCTGGGCCGCACCCGGACCTCGGGCGTCGCTGGACGCCAGCGCCGCGTCCTTCGCATGGCGCAGACCGACTGTCGGCGCAGTGCCCGCACGGATGTCGAGGTAGTCCGCTCGAGTTCGCGCCCAGGCTTCGAGGTGCGCGGACTTTCGGGTCATCGCGATACGACGCCGCTCCTCCGCGTGCGACAAGCGAGTGGTCGCCGCCGCTCGACGCGCGCTCGCGTCCGCCTCCGCACGCTCCAGCCCCGCGCGTTCGGCCTCGAGCGTTTCCACGCGCGCCGCCGACTCCGCGACCAACCCCTCCAGCACCGCTCCCTCGCGGGCATAGGGATGCTCTGTCGCGCCACACAGCTCGCACGGCTCGCCGTCGCGCAGGGCCGCTCGGTGCGAGGCGAATCCCTGCGTGGCCTGTGCTCGCGAGAGCGCTCGCCGCGCCTCTCTCAGGGCCGCGTCCTGCGCCCCTCGCTGGGTCGACGCCTCGCGTGCCTCGGCGTCCGCTCGCGCCACGGCTTCGCTTGCGTCGTGGGTCTCCCGCTCCGCGTCGCGCGCGGCATCGCCCTCCTCTCGGGCCCCACGGTGCGCGGCCTCCAGTGCTCGCAGGGCCTCGCGCCGGGCCAGCAGCGCCTCGCGCAGGGCTCGCCGTGCCGCGCCCGTGTCCTCACCCATGGCCGCGTCGGCATGAGTGGCCGCGGCCTGCGCCATCTCCTCCGCGCGCACCGCGGCCTGGTGCTCCAGTTCGCGCTGCGCCACGGCCTCGCGCCGTCGGGTCGCCTCGGGCAGCAAGCGCTCCACTTCCCCGCGTGCCCGAGCTTCGTTCGTCGCCTCCGCCTCGTAGCGGTCCAGCTCGCGCTGCCACCGCGGCCACTCCGCCGCCAGCACCTCCCAGGCCGCGCGGTCGGTCAGCCACGTCCGCGCCGCCTCCATCGCCGTGCGCTCCGTCGCCACGCGACCTTGCACGGCCTCCAGCTCGCTGCGCGCCGCAGCCTCGGCCTCTCGCGTCGCCGCGGCCCGCTGAGCGGCCTCGTCCGCATCGCGCGCGGCCTGCGCGAGCCGCGCGTCCAGCCGCGTCGCCTCCTCCAGCTCCGGCCGCGCCGCCTCGTCCGCCGCCACCGCCTCCGCGCGCTCCGCCTCCGCCTGGGTCAGCACCCGCCGCCGCGCACCGGACTCCTCCCGGGCGACGTCCACCTCGCGCAAGCGTGCGGCCTCGCCGCTCCGTGCTTCATCGAGCCGGCGCTCCGCCGCGTCGCCCGCCGTCACCGCCGCGCGGAATGCCTCCGCCGCGCGCACGCGCTCCAGTGCCTCCACCCGAGGCGCCGCCGCGTCCAACGCCGTCGCCGCGCCCGCCTCGCGGGTCCGCGCCGTCTCCTCCGCGTGCACCAGCTCCGCGCGAGCCCCGTACCAGGTCGCTGCCCCCTCGGCTTCGCGCAGCCGCACCTCCGCACCGGCTCGCGCGACCTCCTCTTCACCCAACCTCGCGCGCGCCGCCTCGCGCTCCGCATCCGACAGCAGCGCGATGGCAGCCAGCCCCTGCGCGCGCTTCGCCAACAACTCCTGCTCCTGGCGGTTCTTCTCGTGCGCGGCCACCGAGACACGGCTGTACACCTCCGTGCCCGTCATCCGCTCCAGCAGCTCCGCACGCTCGGTGGCGTCCGCGCGAAGGAACGCCGCGAACTCTCCCTGGGCCAGCAGCGCCGAGCGACGGAACTGATCGAACGACAGCCCCAGCCGCTCTTGAATGGCCGTCAGCACCTCGCCCTTGGTGCGGCCGTGCTGCTGTCCGCCGGCAAGCTCCGTGAGGCTCATCTCCTGCGGCCGGAAGCGACCCTCGGCCTTGTTGCGCGCGCGCCACACGCTCCAGCGCGCCCGGTAGCGCTTGCCGTCGCGCCCCAGGAAGTCCACCTCCGCGAAGCCCTCGCCCGCCCCGCGCCGCAGCACACCGCGCACGTCGTACGCGAGCAGCCGCGCGTCGTCCTCCTCGTCCGCCCGCCCCACCGGCGCGCCGCCACGCCCAGCCAACCGGGGCGTGCGGTCGAACAGCGCCAGACACATGGCATCCAGCAGCGTGCTCTTGCCCGCACCGGTCGCGCCCGTGATGGCGAACAGGCCCAGTCGGTCGAGCGGCGGCGCATCCAGCGCCAGCTCGAACTCCCCGGCGAAGCTCGTCAGGTTGCGCCCGCGAATCGCCAGGATCTTCATGACGCGTCCTCCTGCACCTGCGTCAGCAGCGTGTGGAAGGACTCCAGGAGCCCGCGTGAGGGCGGCTCCGCGTAGTCACGCGCATGGCGCGCCCGGAACACATCCTCGGGGGTGCGCTCACGCAGGGACAACGTCGGCTGGGCATCCGCCAGCGCGCCGCCCGCGCCCGTGTACGCGGGCGTCAACTTCACCAGCCGCGCCGCACGGCCCTCCAACGCGTGCTCCACCTTGTGCCGCAGCGCGGGCTCCGGCCGAGGCAGGGCCACGCACACCTCCAGGTACGGCCGCGTCCACTCCGCCGTCCCCGGCACCCACTCGGGCAGGTCGGCCAGCGCCTTCAGCACCTCCTCCAGCGGCGCGGCGTCCCGAGCGGGCACGCGCACCATGGACGTGGTGCGCGGCACCGGAAGCGACCGCACCTCCCCGAGTGCCTCGCCCTCCAGCTCCACGCACAGCACCTGATGCCGATAGTGGGCCTCCGAGAGCGACAAGGGCAGCGGCGAGCCGCTGTAGCGGACCCCCTCGCGCGCGCCAACCCGCTGCGCTTTATGCAGGTGGCCCAGCGCCGCGTAGGCCACGTCCTCCGGGAAGAGGTCCACCGGCAACGCGTGCTGGTTGCCGCCCAATATCTTCCGCTCGCTCAGCACCGACAGCTCCGAGCCCGTCATGTAGCAATGGCCCATGGCCACCAGCGCCTGGCCAGGCTGGCGTCGGTGCCTCGCGGCCTCCAGCACCTCCGCGTAGATGGCGCGCACACCGGCCACCAACCGGTCGCCCTCGTCGGCGGACACGGGCGGCAGGTCCGACGGTCGCAGGTACGGCACCGCCGCCACCCACGCGCCCACGCGCCCACGCGCGTCGTGCAGCGGCACCAGCAATCGCTCCAGGTCCAGCGCGCCCTTCGCGCGAGGCAGCCCTCCCACCACGCGCACCCCCAACGCGGCGAACAGCGGATCCGGCGCATCCAGCCGCGCCGCCGAGTCGTGGTTCCCGCCCACCACCACCACGTCCAGCCGAGGCCGGCGACGCCGCGCCCGCGCCACGAACTGGTACCAGGCGGCCTGCGCCTCCGCGCCAGGATTGGCCGTGTCGAAGATGTCCCCGGCCACCAGGAGCGCATCCACGGACTCCGCCTCCAGCGTGTCCAGGAGCCAGTCGAGGAACGCGGCGTGCTCCGCCTCCCGAGAGACGTCGTACAGCGTGTGTCCCAGGTGCCAGTCCGACGTGTGCAGCAGGCGCATCCCGCGTTCATCCTCCCTCGGCCCAGGCACTGGCGCGGCCGGACAGCCTCGCCCGGGGACGCCTCCCGCACCAAGCGCCGGGCGCCCGCTCCCTTACTCTCCCCCTCTGACATCCGCCAAAAGCCTTGGAGTTTCCGCTCCTTGGACTCACACCCGGCGTAGCGGGTCCCGCTCCCTTGCCTCACGTGGCGAGGAGGCTGGCAAGCGGATGGCCTGACTTGCCAGAGTTCCAGCATGGACTTTAAAGACGTGCTGGGCCTGCTCGTCCTGGTACTGCTCGTAGCCTTCACGATGGCGCTCCAGGTGAGCCGCTACAAAGCGTGGTTCAGGTTCGCGAAGGCACACGACCTCACGTGCGCGCGGGACGAGCTGCTCGTGGAGGGTCAGCGCCGGGGCCACGCGGTGAAGCTCTTCACCGAGCAGCGCATCACGGATGCTCGGCGGAACCTCATCACGGTGCTGGAGCTTCACCTGGGCAACGATGCGCCCCAGGAGCTGGCGCTGCTTCCCCCGCTCATGGCCTGGAACCTCGACGCGCAGCCCCGCGTCATCGGTCCGCCCTACCCGCTCGAGCCGCTGCTGCCCCGGGTGGAGCCCCAGGCCCGGGACGTCCTCGACCTCCCGGACGTGAAGACGCCGCTCACGGCCGTGCTGAAGACGTGCCATGCCCTCGTCGTCCACCAAGGCGTGCTGCGCGTGGAGTGGTGGTTCGTGCACAGCAAGCCCGAGGTGATGCGCGAGGAAATCTCCCCCGCCTTCGAGCTGGCCCGCGCCCTGGAGGAAGCGGCGTGGGAGCAGCGCATGCTGCGACGGGGCTGAGGCACGCCCGCCTGGACGGTCGCCACGGTGGGCCCGGAAAAGAAAGTCGGGCCCGCCCCCGAGCGCGAGGGTGGTCCCCCGACCCGCCTCCAGTGCAGAATGCGCCGCCATGTCCCCGGCGGTCCCTCTTCCGTTCGTCCTCCTCGCCTCCGCCCTGTTGCTGACGGCGCTCGTGTTCCTGACGCTGTGGCAGCGCCAGCGCATGCGCCGTTCGGCGTGGGAGTCCTTCGCGAAGGCCCACGGCCTGAGCTGCGCCCCCACCCGCCTGGAGGTGCAGGGCCGCTACCAGGGCCGGCAGCTCCTGCTCGCCACCGCGCGGCGCATCCACGCGCGCAAGCGCAAGGACACCGTCACCGTGCTCCGGCTGGACCTGGAGGGCGCCCTCCCTCCGGAGCTGCTCCTGGAGCACGAGCATCCCGAGGACAAGGCCCCCGGCGTCCCCTCCAGCCGCGACGAAGTGCTCGGCGACACGGAACTCGACGCCACCTTCGTCGTGGAGAGCCTGGCCCCCGAGGCCCGCCCCATCCTCGCCGACACGCGCGTGCGCGAGCGGCTGCTCGGCCTGCGCGGATTCCGCCGCGCCAGCGTCAAGGGCGGCTGGCTCCAGGTGGAGCAGCGCGGCGTGCCCTCCAACCTGCAGGCCTTGGAGTCCCTGGTCCGTGGCCCGCATGAGTGGGTCCAGGCCGTGGTCGAGGCCGCCACCCACGCCGCCCAGGCCGTCCACGAGCTGGAGCCCGTGCGCGAGGAAGTGCGCGAGCACGCCTGAGCCCGCGGCGCGGACGCCCAACCCGGGCCGCCGCGTTGCGCTGCCGCCCGACACGGCCCGCGGCGCTCAGCGCAGCGTGTCGCTCGACTCGTCGGTGCGCGGAGTCTCCAAGGTGGGCTCCGGACGAAGCCCCGGGGCTGGAGTCCCCGCCGTCGCGGGCATGCGCCGAGGAGGCCGCCAGCTCAACAGCAGCCGCACGTACGGCGCGGGCCCCGTATGGAGCGTGCCCAGGTCCAGCCGCTTGCGGTCACGGTCCAGCAGCGCGAAGTCGTTCAGGAAGT contains:
- a CDS encoding AAA family ATPase; translated protein: MKILAIRGRNLTSFAGEFELALDAPPLDRLGLFAITGATGAGKSTLLDAMCLALFDRTPRLAGRGGAPVGRADEEDDARLLAYDVRGVLRRGAGEGFAEVDFLGRDGKRYRARWSVWRARNKAEGRFRPQEMSLTELAGGQQHGRTKGEVLTAIQERLGLSFDQFRRSALLAQGEFAAFLRADATERAELLERMTGTEVYSRVSVAAHEKNRQEQELLAKRAQGLAAIALLSDAEREAARARLGEEEVARAGAEVRLREAEGAATWYGARAELVHAEETARTREAGAATALDAAAPRVEALERVRAAEAFRAAVTAGDAAERRLDEARSGEAARLREVDVAREESGARRRVLTQAEAERAEAVAADEAARPELEEATRLDARLAQAARDADEAAQRAAATREAEAAARSELEAVQGRVATERTAMEAARTWLTDRAAWEVLAAEWPRWQRELDRYEAEATNEARARGEVERLLPEATRRREAVAQRELEHQAAVRAEEMAQAAATHADAAMGEDTGAARRALREALLARREALRALEAAHRGAREEGDAARDAERETHDASEAVARADAEAREASTQRGAQDAALREARRALSRAQATQGFASHRAALRDGEPCELCGATEHPYAREGAVLEGLVAESAARVETLEAERAGLERAEADASARRAAATTRLSHAEERRRIAMTRKSAHLEAWARTRADYLDIRAGTAPTVGLRHAKDAALASSDARGPGAAQVPEDGASPEAGAWLVSTSEDVRARLAAAKAEEEAAESRARAARESREALEAQRTRREAAAEALRKAEELRTRAEQSLQEALQLVDAAVEARRAGVQELTPLFPTDAGWADKLAADPATFRRKCGDRVNLWRSRVEAQEQARERLDAEQRQYAKAEAWVEARRGEAEAQARVSAAKAAERAAVAQSRAALLHGRSTESVRAALRTRLDSAQQAHDRARDAAESARHAETVAQARAEDAVRATADAAKALDAARAELEARLASQGTTLEAVRALLSRDAAWCEAEGRALQALREALGQARAVLEERGARRMAHEASGAPALAEADVAATCERLRADAEARRRAEADLRARLTQDDAARERHGAEARELEQRRSEAEVWKALSDLIGSHDGRKFKIFAQSLTLDALLLHANAHLTELARRYRLMRVPGHDLDLQVVDQDMGDEVRSVASLSGGESFLVSLALALGLASLSSETTQVETLFIDEGFGTLDPETLEVALATLDALQATGRQVGIISHVSGLAERLGVQVRVVKQGGGRSRLVVEGEPGMVPSAIQVA
- a CDS encoding exonuclease SbcCD subunit D C-terminal domain-containing protein codes for the protein MRLLHTSDWHLGHTLYDVSREAEHAAFLDWLLDTLEAESVDALLVAGDIFDTANPGAEAQAAWYQFVARARRRRPRLDVVVVGGNHDSAARLDAPDPLFAALGVRVVGGLPRAKGALDLERLLVPLHDARGRVGAWVAAVPYLRPSDLPPVSADEGDRLVAGVRAIYAEVLEAARHRRQPGQALVAMGHCYMTGSELSVLSERKILGGNQHALPVDLFPEDVAYAALGHLHKAQRVGAREGVRYSGSPLPLSLSEAHYRHQVLCVELEGEALGEVRSLPVPRTTSMVRVPARDAAPLEEVLKALADLPEWVPGTAEWTRPYLEVCVALPRPEPALRHKVEHALEGRAARLVKLTPAYTGAGGALADAQPTLSLRERTPEDVFRARHARDYAEPPSRGLLESFHTLLTQVQEDAS